In candidate division WOR-3 bacterium, the following proteins share a genomic window:
- a CDS encoding DUF3298 domain-containing protein — protein sequence MKIFNIFILLALSLFSFLTFSSCLNFSPSRTILHADTVEYSISTMVNSIDPAPGAYIEIDSFYASKAPNKSADSINYYTKSMTYPAGLGYQAMIDTFMAQYSSALKDYPDMYASWEAQMKVSVNLNESGIFSMTYNFYEFTGGAHPNGWTYFLNFDLSTGKPIRFEEIFTRDEIIEINKRAEVIFRDVYGLDPEGSLEEAGYWFDNNKFSLNNNFLVKENSLYFIFNSYEIAPYVAGPSEIEIPYSQIEDLIDDYNPLKKLL from the coding sequence GTGAAGATTTTCAATATTTTCATCCTTTTGGCTTTATCTCTCTTTTCGTTTTTGACATTTTCATCCTGCTTAAATTTCAGCCCTTCCAGAACTATCCTTCACGCTGACACCGTAGAATATTCAATCTCAACGATGGTGAATTCTATCGACCCAGCGCCTGGAGCCTACATTGAAATCGACAGTTTTTACGCTTCAAAAGCGCCTAACAAATCAGCGGATTCCATCAACTACTACACTAAATCTATGACCTACCCGGCAGGTCTCGGATACCAAGCAATGATAGACACTTTCATGGCTCAATACTCGAGCGCTTTAAAAGATTATCCGGACATGTACGCCTCATGGGAAGCTCAGATGAAAGTTTCCGTAAACTTGAACGAATCAGGAATATTCAGCATGACTTACAATTTTTATGAATTTACCGGCGGAGCCCATCCAAATGGCTGGACATACTTCTTGAACTTCGACCTTTCGACCGGCAAACCCATTAGGTTCGAAGAAATTTTCACGAGGGATGAAATCATCGAAATCAACAAAAGAGCAGAGGTTATTTTCAGGGACGTCTATGGTCTCGATCCAGAGGGATCTCTCGAAGAAGCTGGATATTGGTTTGACAACAATAAATTCAGCCTGAACAACAACTTCCTCGTTAAAGAAAATTCTCTTTACTTCATATTCAACTCATACGAGATAGCGCCTTACGTTGCAGGTCCCTCGGAAATCGAAATCCCCTATTCTCAAATTGAAGACCTCATAGACGATTATAACCCGCTCAAGAAACTTCTCTGA
- a CDS encoding PAS domain S-box protein — protein sequence MVVLFAAIIYSNERKRVVKDEYEKISAIADLKIDDIQNWRQYNISHVQTLANNPFIVQAVEEIIHSVDSSPFNENLFRHLDTVKRVFKYSNVIVVAPAGNVLINLRDHLPEPGQALLETLKKANSLKNEFLSDLFVCPEGSVYVDAVSPIKDLNDQPFAYLILRINAGDYLRSDILNWPTPSMTGEIVLIQNIGDEIIIVSRRTSDSASFTSIRKIIEDSLSPCAKAFRAEGFYIGKDYNGNQTLSDLRVVENSNLLMVTKIDLREVYEELNRNSIFLLLFFLMCIFFAGAVTSFLYRNRQNLLLKKIIEAKSKISSQEKELSTIIDSLQEGLIAVDENDVITFVNPKFCEMLEYRHKELVDRKIYVFFHKKSDVERIKNYNKERQKGKSGSYELEMVKKSGSIGIFTMNASPLKDSKGKIIGSMATCLDVTEHKMIEKSAVESESKYKMLVKNMQEGLLFADNEDIIQFINPTLCEKLGYTEEELIGKRGLDFLLNPDGKEFVMERTKKRMEGLSEQYEIELIKKNGEEAVFLVNAAPIKNDKEVVIGSLSTMLDITNRKKAEDELKNHQSQMLSIFEGIDQPIYVSDPETYEVLFINNALKSSFGEVLGTKCYEYLQGRDSPCPFCTNSIIFGEFFGRSYIWKYQNKKNQRWYNCTDKAIKWYDGRLVRYQMANDITELQKAIEKSKETEEKYLQAQKMEAVGRLAGGIAHDFNNMLSVISGNADLILTKEDLPRDIREGLSEIIKASEHSTTLVRQLLAFARKQTAEPETTDLNKIISDMTTMLKRLIGENIELVLKPSKEICPIFIDPAQIDQIVANLVVNSRDAITGNGKIIIETSLLKSAEITEPRLQGFPLGDLILLSVTDNGDGMDKEIQEHLFEPFFTTKPKGKGTGLGLSTIYGIVKQNKGFINVYSEPGKGTTVKIYFPRSEKEPKKVLKKKDAEKKELLGKTVLLVEDEETLLKLNIRILQICGFKVLSAQSPFQALEIAKTFKSKIDLLITDIVMPRMSGQELWNEISVISPETKCLFISGYTSDIIDNQGVLMEGIHFLQKPFTKDTLSQKIEEMFSE from the coding sequence TTGGTTGTCTTATTTGCCGCAATAATATATTCAAATGAACGCAAAAGGGTCGTAAAAGACGAATACGAAAAAATTTCTGCTATAGCCGACCTCAAGATAGACGACATACAAAACTGGCGGCAGTACAACATTTCTCACGTCCAAACCCTCGCGAATAACCCTTTCATCGTCCAAGCGGTCGAGGAAATAATCCATTCGGTAGATTCTTCCCCGTTCAACGAAAACCTCTTCAGGCACCTTGATACCGTAAAGAGAGTTTTCAAATATTCCAATGTAATCGTCGTAGCACCAGCAGGAAACGTTTTAATCAACCTCAGGGACCATCTCCCTGAACCCGGTCAAGCGCTTTTAGAGACTTTAAAAAAAGCCAACTCCCTTAAAAACGAGTTCCTCTCGGATCTCTTCGTGTGTCCTGAAGGCAGCGTTTATGTTGACGCGGTTTCTCCGATAAAAGATTTAAATGACCAACCCTTCGCTTATTTAATTCTGAGAATAAACGCGGGAGATTATCTCCGTTCCGACATTCTAAACTGGCCGACTCCTTCGATGACAGGAGAAATAGTATTAATACAGAATATAGGAGACGAAATAATTATTGTCAGCCGTCGGACGTCCGATTCAGCTTCTTTTACAAGCATTCGAAAAATTATTGAGGACAGTTTGTCTCCTTGCGCGAAGGCTTTCAGGGCTGAGGGTTTTTATATAGGCAAAGATTATAATGGCAACCAAACCCTCTCCGACCTAAGGGTTGTTGAAAACTCAAACCTTTTAATGGTTACGAAAATTGATTTAAGAGAAGTTTATGAGGAACTCAACAGAAACTCTATTTTCCTCCTGCTTTTTTTCTTGATGTGTATTTTCTTCGCCGGTGCCGTGACGTCATTTTTATACAGAAACAGACAAAACCTGCTCCTAAAAAAAATCATAGAAGCTAAATCAAAGATTTCCAGTCAGGAAAAGGAATTGAGCACAATCATAGACAGCCTTCAGGAAGGCTTGATCGCCGTAGATGAAAATGATGTCATAACTTTCGTCAACCCAAAGTTCTGCGAAATGCTCGAATACAGGCATAAAGAACTTGTCGACAGGAAAATATATGTATTTTTTCATAAGAAATCGGATGTCGAAAGGATCAAGAATTACAACAAGGAAAGGCAAAAGGGCAAATCCGGGAGTTACGAACTCGAAATGGTCAAAAAATCCGGCAGTATTGGAATTTTCACAATGAATGCTTCTCCTTTAAAAGACTCCAAAGGTAAAATAATCGGATCCATGGCTACATGCCTCGACGTAACTGAACATAAAATGATTGAAAAGAGCGCCGTCGAGAGCGAATCAAAATACAAAATGCTCGTCAAGAATATGCAGGAAGGCCTTTTGTTCGCCGACAACGAAGACATAATACAATTCATCAACCCCACCTTATGCGAAAAACTCGGATACACCGAAGAAGAACTCATCGGGAAGAGAGGATTGGATTTCCTTCTAAACCCTGATGGAAAAGAGTTCGTCATGGAAAGGACAAAGAAGAGAATGGAAGGGCTTTCCGAACAATACGAGATAGAGTTGATAAAAAAGAATGGTGAAGAAGCTGTATTTCTTGTCAACGCCGCTCCCATAAAAAACGACAAAGAGGTTGTGATCGGTTCATTGTCAACAATGCTCGACATCACAAATCGGAAAAAAGCGGAGGACGAACTCAAAAACCACCAGTCGCAGATGCTTTCAATTTTTGAAGGCATTGACCAACCTATCTACGTCAGCGATCCTGAGACCTATGAAGTGTTGTTCATCAACAACGCCTTGAAAAGTTCTTTTGGCGAAGTTTTGGGTACAAAGTGTTATGAATACCTTCAGGGCAGAGATTCACCCTGCCCATTTTGCACAAACAGCATTATTTTCGGAGAATTTTTCGGAAGATCCTACATCTGGAAATATCAAAATAAAAAGAATCAAAGATGGTATAACTGCACCGACAAAGCAATCAAATGGTACGACGGAAGACTTGTCAGATACCAAATGGCAAACGACATAACCGAACTGCAAAAAGCCATAGAAAAGAGCAAAGAGACAGAAGAAAAATACCTCCAGGCTCAAAAAATGGAAGCTGTCGGAAGGCTGGCTGGAGGCATAGCTCACGATTTCAACAATATGCTGTCGGTAATATCCGGGAACGCGGATCTAATCCTTACAAAAGAGGATCTGCCCAGAGATATCCGCGAAGGGCTTTCCGAGATTATTAAGGCGAGCGAACACTCCACGACCCTCGTCAGACAGCTTCTCGCCTTTGCCAGAAAACAGACAGCAGAACCTGAGACAACAGACCTAAACAAAATAATTTCCGACATGACGACAATGCTGAAAAGACTCATCGGAGAAAACATTGAACTCGTCTTGAAGCCCTCAAAAGAAATATGTCCTATTTTCATAGATCCCGCGCAAATCGACCAGATAGTCGCAAACCTCGTCGTAAACTCCCGCGACGCTATAACAGGCAACGGAAAAATTATTATCGAGACTTCCCTGCTTAAAAGCGCTGAAATCACAGAACCGAGACTGCAGGGATTTCCGCTCGGTGACCTCATACTTCTTTCGGTTACCGATAACGGAGACGGAATGGATAAGGAAATTCAGGAACATTTATTTGAACCTTTTTTCACCACAAAACCTAAGGGAAAAGGCACCGGGCTCGGGCTTTCGACTATATATGGCATAGTAAAACAAAATAAGGGTTTTATAAATGTCTACAGCGAACCCGGAAAAGGCACGACTGTAAAAATATACTTTCCGAGAAGCGAAAAAGAACCAAAAAAAGTATTGAAGAAAAAAGATGCAGAGAAAAAAGAACTTCTAGGAAAAACCGTCCTACTCGTCGAAGATGAAGAGACTCTTTTAAAACTCAACATCAGAATACTTCAGATCTGCGGATTCAAAGTTCTTTCGGCTCAGAGCCCTTTCCAAGCCCTTGAAATTGCCAAAACTTTTAAGTCGAAAATCGACCTACTGATAACCGACATCGTGATGCCCCGGATGAGCGGACAGGAGTTGTGGAACGAAATTTCAGTCATAAGCCCCGAAACCAAATGCCTTTTCATATCGGGTTATACATCGGACATAATTGACAACCAAGGTGTTTTAATGGAAGGCATACATTTCCTTCAAAAGCCCTTCACAAAAGATACTCTGTCTCAAAAAATAGAAGAAATGTTTTCCGAATAG
- a CDS encoding glycosyltransferase has translation MKILHVSFSVVKRNPRVLNAVKVCQDLGWQTDVVSIKDGEETFKEKKNLSAHYFCPTGFIDFLPFRHAVFFAETFFFIRSRRNYYDVVFVHTMPDFLVFSALCPKLSGKKIVLSFSDMFPEISLEYRWGRYFFGFSLLLEKLAAKFSDLIFCVHEDHRELLKRSVSGKRVEYILNLPSPEMFENVKTPKEKHDNFQIFYAGSATKRFGLDVALDAFSKVLKVLPGVKFEILTGGRGVKSILKKIKNLKIEENVRMSPDFVSHKEAIKKLLVSDLALSPYRKTVFTDMVDSLKTLEYAASGVPFVCSEIDRMKKYFSGDECYFTRPGDSDSLAANIVQALQNYDSALEKAQNARAVIKKLSFEEQMVKYKKALCQIATTKSA, from the coding sequence TTGAAAATACTGCATGTCAGTTTTTCAGTGGTGAAGAGAAATCCGAGGGTTCTCAACGCTGTAAAAGTTTGTCAAGATCTTGGTTGGCAGACAGATGTTGTATCAATAAAAGACGGAGAAGAGACTTTTAAAGAAAAAAAAAACCTTTCAGCTCATTATTTCTGCCCGACCGGATTCATTGATTTTTTGCCTTTTAGACACGCTGTATTTTTTGCTGAAACCTTTTTTTTCATCAGGAGCAGGAGAAATTATTACGACGTGGTGTTTGTCCACACCATGCCCGACTTTCTCGTTTTTTCGGCTCTTTGCCCGAAACTTTCAGGTAAAAAGATTGTTTTGAGCTTTTCCGATATGTTTCCTGAAATCTCGCTTGAATATCGTTGGGGTAGGTATTTTTTCGGCTTTTCCCTGCTGTTGGAAAAACTCGCCGCGAAATTTTCGGATCTAATTTTCTGCGTTCACGAGGACCACAGAGAATTGTTAAAAAGAAGCGTTTCAGGGAAAAGAGTAGAATACATACTCAATCTGCCTTCTCCTGAAATGTTCGAAAACGTCAAGACTCCCAAAGAAAAACACGACAATTTCCAGATTTTCTATGCCGGCAGCGCAACAAAAAGGTTCGGTCTCGACGTCGCTCTGGATGCGTTTTCGAAAGTTTTGAAAGTATTACCTGGGGTGAAATTCGAAATTTTGACTGGGGGGCGAGGGGTTAAGTCCATATTGAAGAAGATAAAAAATCTGAAGATTGAAGAGAATGTCAGGATGAGTCCGGATTTTGTAAGCCATAAAGAAGCAATAAAAAAACTTTTGGTTTCAGACCTTGCCCTGTCGCCTTACAGAAAGACGGTTTTCACAGATATGGTGGATTCGTTGAAAACTCTTGAATACGCCGCATCGGGTGTGCCTTTCGTCTGTTCGGAAATAGACAGAATGAAAAAATATTTTTCTGGGGACGAATGTTATTTTACCCGTCCCGGCGACTCGGATTCTCTTGCGGCAAATATCGTCCAAGCCCTGCAGAACTACGACAGTGCCCTCGAGAAAGCCCAAAACGCAAGAGCTGTTATCAAAAAACTTTCGTTTGAAGAACAGATGGTAAAATACAAAAAAGCACTCTGTCAAATAGCCACTACAAAAAGCGCTTAA
- a CDS encoding PAS domain-containing protein, translating to MKNFSNLFTDDGSIKILSKKSHEHYRAIFENLPYIAFTLDRKGRFIECNEYTRKLFKIEIEKVRGKGFYEIGFLQRRDIFKGIREFKKNLSGKVTDKTIYEIKIEGKKFYIELLGIPLMKNGIVTEVFDVGTDVTEQTIAIKEKEKLIGDLKKDLEKKLNGFIPICANCKKIRDKDGLWYEIEDYFKNHHNLEFSHSLCPECLKSLYPDFNRDKK from the coding sequence TTGAAAAACTTTTCAAATTTATTCACAGACGACGGCAGTATAAAAATTCTTTCAAAAAAGTCTCATGAACACTACAGGGCGATATTTGAAAACCTCCCTTATATTGCGTTCACTTTGGACAGGAAGGGTAGGTTTATAGAATGCAATGAATACACCAGAAAACTTTTCAAAATTGAGATTGAAAAGGTAAGAGGCAAGGGGTTTTATGAAATCGGTTTTCTTCAGAGAAGGGATATTTTCAAAGGTATCAGGGAGTTTAAAAAAAACCTTTCGGGGAAAGTCACGGATAAAACAATCTATGAAATCAAAATAGAAGGGAAAAAGTTTTACATTGAACTACTCGGGATCCCGCTGATGAAAAACGGGATTGTGACAGAGGTCTTCGACGTTGGCACCGACGTCACCGAACAGACAATCGCGATAAAAGAAAAAGAAAAGCTGATAGGTGATTTAAAAAAAGACCTTGAAAAAAAGCTAAACGGCTTTATTCCTATATGCGCAAACTGCAAGAAAATAAGGGACAAAGACGGCTTATGGTATGAAATCGAGGATTATTTTAAAAATCATCATAATCTGGAATTCAGCCACTCGCTTTGTCCGGAATGCCTTAAAAGTCTGTATCCGGATTTCAACAGGGACAAAAAATAA
- a CDS encoding M28 family peptidase, translated as MLNALKILKELDFERIAGSDGEEKARNILCGILDDLGVNQEIEEFELSSFETGKAEITTDRGVVKAHPFGLTKSCELEGELVFVENSATIALAKNRFKDKVVLSKTYSRGVAEELKKSGVIAFVLIGGVHREATSLSYRQKTYKEGPVPCFTVTYEDGAKLSKQAGNKIVLKVEQIVAEKKAKNIVATIKGKGLDDNLTYAVGHYDTVSRSPGGTDNGGGTVTLLKIAEYFSKNTPGRDLKIIWFSGEELGLLGSYNYVKSHLEEIKDRAALVVNIDVTGDDVGEDYYNVLGTKELLGYADGVTREMGFLFKSSLEIYSSDCMPFSVYEIPSVNVFRSGGISSFHIHTQNDSVKNVTGRGLQTTIDASINFLNRVLNASLYPVKREIDKSLKEKIEKYIWNSTMEEPKLQWRPEYKK; from the coding sequence ATGTTGAACGCGTTAAAAATTCTCAAAGAACTCGATTTTGAAAGAATTGCCGGAAGCGACGGCGAGGAAAAGGCCCGTAATATTTTGTGCGGAATACTGGACGATCTTGGAGTCAACCAGGAAATTGAAGAGTTTGAACTCTCTTCTTTCGAGACCGGCAAAGCCGAGATAACAACCGACAGAGGAGTTGTTAAAGCGCACCCCTTCGGCTTGACAAAATCATGTGAACTTGAAGGAGAACTCGTCTTTGTTGAAAACTCAGCGACAATCGCACTTGCCAAAAACAGGTTCAAAGACAAAGTGGTCTTATCCAAGACTTATTCAAGGGGCGTCGCCGAAGAACTTAAAAAAAGCGGAGTCATAGCGTTTGTTTTGATAGGGGGGGTTCACAGAGAAGCCACCAGCTTAAGCTACAGGCAAAAAACTTACAAAGAAGGCCCCGTCCCTTGTTTTACAGTCACCTATGAAGACGGAGCAAAACTTTCAAAACAAGCGGGAAACAAGATTGTACTGAAGGTTGAACAAATTGTGGCTGAGAAAAAAGCAAAAAATATCGTCGCGACTATAAAGGGTAAAGGTTTGGACGACAACCTAACTTACGCGGTCGGGCATTACGACACAGTTTCACGTTCTCCGGGCGGGACGGACAACGGAGGGGGAACGGTAACTCTGCTTAAAATAGCCGAATATTTTTCCAAAAACACTCCCGGTAGAGACCTAAAAATAATATGGTTTTCAGGAGAGGAGCTTGGGCTTCTCGGTAGTTACAACTACGTCAAGTCACACTTAGAGGAGATTAAAGATAGAGCTGCTCTCGTCGTCAACATCGACGTAACGGGTGATGATGTCGGAGAAGACTATTACAATGTCCTTGGGACAAAAGAGCTTTTGGGCTACGCGGACGGCGTCACACGAGAAATGGGTTTTCTTTTCAAATCTTCTCTTGAAATCTACAGCAGCGATTGCATGCCATTCTCGGTCTACGAAATTCCTTCTGTAAACGTCTTCAGGTCCGGCGGAATTTCTTCTTTTCACATACACACTCAAAACGACAGCGTAAAAAATGTAACTGGAAGAGGTCTTCAGACGACAATAGACGCCTCCATCAACTTTTTAAACAGAGTTCTGAACGCGTCGCTTTATCCGGTTAAAAGGGAGATCGACAAATCTCTGAAGGAAAAGATTGAAAAGTACATCTGGAATTCAACCATGGAAGAACCTAAATTGCAATGGAGACCGGAATATAAAAAATAA